A window of Sulfurovum riftiae contains these coding sequences:
- a CDS encoding nitronate monooxygenase, producing the protein MTFKPLKIGKYTIEKPIIQGGMGVGISWDQLAGTVSKEGGLGVISAVGTGVYKNRKYLDSKEMVGKEHRPLEAINFYSYNALKHIFDNAREICGDAPLAANILYAQSEYNRVVEDACKAGADIIITGAGLPLTMPEAAKDYPDVALVPIVSTAKALRILCRRWKKTHDRLPDAVIVEGPLSGGHQGFKYDECFLPENQLEEILPPVVEEAKEWGDIPVIAAGGVWDHDDIVRMMELGASGVQLGTRFIGTVECDASDTFKKIILGAKEEDIQLFKSPVGYPARGVRTELHKRIEEGTAPKVACISNCVAPCHRGEEAKIVGYCIADRLTDAYDGIAETGLFFTGANGYRLTEIITVKELMDKLMNGEEK; encoded by the coding sequence ATGACATTTAAACCATTGAAAATCGGAAAATACACCATAGAGAAGCCGATCATCCAGGGAGGAATGGGGGTAGGTATCTCCTGGGACCAGTTGGCAGGTACGGTCTCCAAAGAGGGCGGCCTCGGCGTGATCTCGGCGGTAGGTACCGGTGTTTACAAGAACAGAAAATATCTTGACAGCAAAGAGATGGTGGGTAAAGAGCACAGACCGCTCGAGGCGATCAACTTCTATTCGTACAATGCTCTCAAACACATTTTTGACAATGCCAGGGAGATCTGCGGCGATGCACCGCTGGCAGCCAACATCCTGTATGCACAGAGCGAATACAACCGTGTCGTTGAAGATGCCTGCAAAGCAGGAGCAGATATCATCATCACCGGAGCAGGACTGCCTCTGACCATGCCTGAAGCGGCCAAGGACTACCCTGATGTAGCACTTGTGCCCATAGTCTCTACAGCCAAGGCACTTCGTATTCTCTGCAGAAGATGGAAAAAGACCCATGACAGACTGCCTGACGCGGTGATCGTTGAAGGCCCGTTGAGCGGTGGACACCAGGGGTTCAAATATGATGAGTGTTTCCTCCCTGAGAATCAGCTTGAGGAGATCCTGCCGCCGGTGGTGGAAGAGGCGAAAGAGTGGGGAGACATCCCTGTCATCGCTGCTGGCGGTGTCTGGGACCATGATGACATCGTCAGAATGATGGAACTGGGTGCCAGCGGTGTACAGTTGGGGACAAGATTCATCGGAACGGTCGAATGTGACGCAAGCGATACCTTCAAAAAGATCATACTCGGTGCGAAAGAGGAAGATATCCAACTTTTCAAATCTCCTGTTGGATACCCCGCGCGCGGTGTAAGAACAGAGTTGCATAAACGCATCGAAGAGGGAACAGCACCCAAGGTGGCTTGTATCTCCAACTGTGTGGCACCGTGTCATCGGGGAGAAGAGGCGAAGATCGTCGGTTACTGTATTGCCGACAGATTGACGGATGCCTATGACGGTATTGCGGAGACAGGACTCTTCTTTACCGGAGCCAACGGCTACAGGCTTACAGAGATCATCACGGTCAAAGAGCTGATGGACAAACTGATGAACGGTGAAGAAAAATAG